The following nucleotide sequence is from Chlamydiota bacterium.
GTACGGCCGCGGCTTCGCCGCGTTGATGAAGTCGCCCAAGGGGGCGCCGTTCTCCTCGAAGTCGTGCTACCTGAAGTACAACAGCGACGGGAGCGTCTCGATCAACATGGGCGGCGCCGAGGTCGGGCAGGGCCTGCGGACGGTGGTGCGACAGGTGGCGGCCGAGGCGCTGAAGATCGCCCCCGAGCGCATTCGGGTCTACACTGAGATCGACACGCAGTTCTCGCCGTGGGAGTGGCAGACGATCGGGTCGATGTTCACGATCCAGGGGGGGAGGGCGATCCTGAGGGCGTGTGAGAAGGCGGTCGCGCAGCTCAAGAAGACCGCCGCCCAGGTCCTCCGGGTGGACGAGGACCGGCTGGTCCACGACGGCGACTGGATCTATCTGAACCACGATCCCGGTGTCCGCGTCGAGGTGGCGAAGCTCGCCCGCGGCTACACCTATGACGACGGCGTGACGGTGGGCGAGGTGGTCCACGCCACCGCCGACGCGCGCCTCCCCCGGCAGTCGAACCCGAACGCCTGCGGGCAGGGCACGATGGGGATCACCTACACCTTCGGGGCGCAGGCGTGCGAGATCCGGATCGAGAAGGCGACGGGGAAAATCATCGTCGACCATTTCGTCTCATGTTTCGACGTCGGACAGGTGATCAATCCCCGGCAGATCAGGGGCCAGGTCGCCGGCGGGGTGATGATGGCGATCGGCGCCACGCTCTGCGAGGAGCTCAGATTCACCCCCGACGGCAAGGCCGTCAACCCGCACTTCTCGAAATACCGGTTCCCCACGATCAAGGACGCGCCGAAAAAACAGACGATCGAGTTCGTGGAGACCCCCGAGGCGATCGGGCCGTTCGGCGCGCGGGGGATCGGCGAGCACCCCGTGATCGGCGTCGCGCCGTCGATCCTCAACGCGGTCTACGACGCAATCGGGGTCGAGTTCAGCGAGATCCCCCTGACGCCGGAGAAGATCAAGAAGGCCATCGAGGAGAAGGGAAACTAGCCATGGCAGAGAGGATATCCTTCACCGTCAACGGCGCGGCGCGGAGCGTGGAGCTCGAGGGGTGGGAGAAGGCGATCGATGTCCTTCGCGAGACGCTCGGCCTTACCGGGACGAAACGCGGCTGCGACGACGCCTCCTGCGGCGCCTGCACGATCGTCGTCGACGGTGTCGCGAAAAAGAGCTGCGTCTTGCCGGCGAAGAGGCTCGACGGGACGACCGTGCTCACGATCGAGGGGATGGCGCGCGGGACGACGCTCCACCCGATACAGGAGGCGCTCATCGAGGCGGGGGCGGTGCAGTGCGGCTACTGCATCCCCGGGATCGTGATGACGCTGCACGCCCTCTTCACGGCCACGCCGGCGGCGGCCGAGGAGAAGATCGTCGAGGCGCTCTCCAGGCACCTCTGCCGCTGCACCGGCTACGAGGCGCTCCTCGAGGGGGCGAGACTCGCGCAGAACAAGCTCGCCGGGACCGAAGGTTGACCGTGCCGAAGACGCGGGGCCGTTTGGCGGGAGAGGCTCAGGGGGGGACGCCGATGGGAACGCGGGCCCGGCGCGCGCGGCCGTCGCCGGTCGCGGTCCTGTTCTCGGGGGGGACGGACTCGACCGCCGTGGCGGTCCATCTCCTCCGGCGGGGGCGCGCGACGCGCCTCCTCACATTCGACAACGGCGCGGAGAAGTGGCTCGAGCTCGCCGGGTACAAGGCGGGCTTCATCCAGAGGCGGTTTCCGGGCCTCTGCACATGGGAGCTCCTCGACTCCACCGCCCTGTTCCGCGATCTCGCCGTCGTGCCGATGGTTGAGGACGTGAAGCGCTTTGGCGGGGGCGGGAACCTCGTCTGCTGCGGCTGCAAGCTCGCGATGCTCTGCAAGACGATCGTCTACTGCAG
It contains:
- a CDS encoding (2Fe-2S)-binding protein; amino-acid sequence: MAERISFTVNGAARSVELEGWEKAIDVLRETLGLTGTKRGCDDASCGACTIVVDGVAKKSCVLPAKRLDGTTVLTIEGMARGTTLHPIQEALIEAGAVQCGYCIPGIVMTLHALFTATPAAAEEKIVEALSRHLCRCTGYEALLEGARLAQNKLAGTEG